In one window of Deltaproteobacteria bacterium DNA:
- a CDS encoding response regulator: MASTATILCADDDRGFCQILSRAFTHAGYQVETAHDGYDALERAMKLKPALLTLDVMLPRMDGFRVLEMIRSEKSLAKTPVMFVSGCTFTPDYEARAKALAATAVLKKPVPLDQLLAAVESAMAMSPAKPRGALTLDGSLEQLPFAELLHHLHGLRATGVLDLKHGKKKKQLQLKDGVPEAVRSNLMQETLGALLVASGTITEDVLHACVSRMKTSGGLIGQILLASQMLDEENLTRALRRQADEKFFELFGWRAGSFVFHQRARLKGANALYLNRSPADLLLHGVLERMPRDVIEARLAHRNQAVPVPGGSRFYQFQSAQLDAQGRALLGQVDGVKTVAQIEASSERARRLLYALIALEIVELAEAPAGSPPAKQPKAAPANAALREVRRTSAPDPRADRTTEQALRTELSGLAERLRSGDPWRVLGVGQEAGDEHIRAVYAELAKRVHPDRCVGASDATRRLAEELFGFVTKAFDAIRDDAARVDWRRQQRQEQEDAVAREESERAVYAESEFTRGEGLLRAKRPSEALQAFRNAVESYPDECDYHVYLGWAHYMTAPEAEGRVDQAIAMVMRGRKIAPDRRTPYLFLARLSQAAGRIDHAEKMYARAIQIDPGCVEAMRELRLVRMRQDKSKGIVGKILRR; the protein is encoded by the coding sequence ATGGCTTCGACCGCCACCATCCTTTGCGCGGACGACGACCGCGGCTTCTGTCAGATCCTGTCGCGCGCCTTCACACACGCGGGTTATCAGGTCGAGACGGCGCACGACGGCTACGACGCGCTCGAGCGCGCGATGAAGCTGAAGCCCGCGCTGCTCACGCTCGACGTGATGCTGCCGCGCATGGATGGCTTCCGCGTGCTCGAGATGATTCGCAGCGAGAAGTCGCTCGCGAAGACGCCCGTGATGTTCGTCTCGGGCTGCACGTTCACGCCCGACTACGAGGCGCGCGCGAAGGCGCTCGCGGCGACCGCGGTGCTGAAGAAGCCCGTGCCGCTCGATCAGCTGCTCGCTGCGGTCGAGAGCGCGATGGCGATGTCGCCCGCGAAGCCGCGCGGCGCGCTCACGCTCGACGGCTCGCTCGAGCAGCTGCCGTTTGCCGAGCTGCTGCATCACCTGCATGGCCTGCGCGCGACCGGCGTACTGGATCTGAAGCACGGCAAGAAGAAGAAGCAATTGCAGCTGAAGGACGGCGTGCCCGAGGCGGTGCGCTCGAACCTCATGCAGGAGACGCTCGGCGCGCTGCTCGTCGCGAGCGGCACGATCACCGAGGACGTGCTTCACGCTTGCGTGTCGCGCATGAAGACGAGCGGCGGCCTGATCGGGCAGATCCTGCTCGCGAGCCAGATGCTCGACGAGGAGAACCTGACGCGCGCGCTACGACGTCAGGCGGACGAAAAATTCTTCGAGCTGTTCGGCTGGCGCGCGGGCAGCTTCGTGTTCCACCAGCGCGCGCGGCTCAAGGGCGCAAACGCCCTCTACCTGAACCGGAGCCCCGCGGACTTGTTGCTGCACGGCGTGCTCGAGCGGATGCCGCGCGACGTGATCGAAGCGCGCCTCGCGCACCGCAACCAAGCGGTGCCCGTGCCGGGCGGCAGCCGCTTCTACCAGTTCCAGAGCGCGCAGCTCGACGCGCAAGGGCGCGCTCTGCTCGGTCAGGTCGACGGCGTGAAGACCGTCGCGCAGATCGAGGCGAGCAGTGAGCGCGCGCGGCGCCTGCTGTATGCGCTGATCGCGCTCGAGATCGTCGAGCTCGCCGAGGCGCCTGCCGGTTCGCCTCCCGCGAAACAGCCGAAGGCTGCGCCCGCGAATGCGGCGCTGCGCGAGGTGCGCCGAACCTCGGCGCCCGATCCGCGCGCGGATCGCACGACCGAGCAAGCTCTGCGCACCGAGTTGTCAGGGCTCGCGGAGCGCCTGCGCAGCGGCGACCCGTGGCGTGTGCTCGGTGTCGGCCAAGAGGCGGGCGACGAGCACATCCGCGCCGTCTACGCCGAGCTCGCGAAGCGCGTACACCCCGATCGCTGCGTGGGCGCGAGCGACGCAACGCGTCGGCTCGCCGAGGAACTGTTCGGCTTCGTGACGAAGGCCTTCGACGCGATCCGCGACGACGCCGCTCGCGTCGACTGGCGCCGCCAGCAGCGGCAGGAGCAGGAGGACGCCGTCGCGCGCGAGGAGAGTGAGCGCGCGGTCTACGCCGAGAGCGAGTTCACGCGCGGCGAAGGGTTGTTACGGGCGAAGCGTCCGAGCGAGGCGCTGCAGGCGTTCCGCAACGCGGTCGAGTCGTACCCCGACGAGTGCGACTACCACGTCTACCTCGGCTGGGCGCACTACATGACGGCGCCCGAAGCCGAGGGCCGCGTCGACCAAGCCATCGCGATGGTGATGCGCGGGCGCAAAATCGCACCCGACCGCCGCACGCCCTACCTCTTCCTCGCGCGCCTCAGCCAGGCCGCCGGCCGGATCGATCACGCGGAGAAGATGTACGCGCGCGCGATTCAGATCGATCCGGGCTGCGTCGAGGCGATGCGAGAGCTGCGGCTCGTTCGCATGCGGCAGGACAAGAGCAAGGGCATCGTTGGGAAGATCCTCAGGCGCTGA
- the mtnA gene encoding S-methyl-5-thioribose-1-phosphate isomerase, with the protein MSWRTLRWADDGVYLLDQRALPEREVEVACRSVEEVARAIEELVVRGAPAIGCAAALGVALAARRSEARDIAVLARETAHARARLLRTRPTAVNLAWALARMERCEAEAMRAPGASAVSLRAALLAEAHAVVAEDERICRALGRAGAELVPDPARVLTHCNAGALATAGYGTALGVVRAAVAQGKRVSVLADETRPFLQGARLTAWELHRDGIPVTVIADSMAAHLMRLREVDLVIVGADRIAANGDVANKIGTYGVALAARAHGIPFYVAAPLSTLDPHTPSGAAIPIEERGREEMARVAGRTLIPDGVPVRHPAFDVTPAELVTAIVTEAGVARAPYDASLAELLRASRA; encoded by the coding sequence GTGAGCTGGCGGACGCTGCGTTGGGCGGACGACGGTGTCTACCTGCTCGATCAGCGTGCTCTCCCCGAGCGCGAGGTCGAGGTCGCGTGCCGCAGCGTGGAGGAAGTGGCGCGCGCGATCGAGGAGCTCGTCGTGCGCGGTGCGCCCGCGATCGGCTGCGCGGCGGCGCTCGGCGTTGCGCTCGCGGCGCGGCGCAGCGAAGCGCGCGACATCGCCGTCCTCGCGCGCGAAACGGCACACGCGCGGGCACGCTTGTTACGGACGCGGCCCACGGCGGTGAATCTCGCGTGGGCCCTCGCGCGCATGGAGCGCTGCGAGGCCGAGGCAATGCGCGCGCCTGGCGCGAGCGCGGTGTCGCTGCGCGCCGCGCTGCTCGCCGAGGCGCACGCAGTCGTCGCCGAAGACGAGCGCATCTGCCGCGCGCTCGGCCGCGCCGGCGCGGAGCTCGTGCCCGATCCTGCGCGCGTGCTCACGCATTGCAACGCCGGCGCGCTCGCGACCGCGGGCTACGGCACCGCGCTCGGCGTCGTGCGCGCCGCGGTCGCGCAGGGCAAGCGCGTCTCGGTGCTCGCGGACGAGACGCGCCCATTCCTGCAGGGCGCGCGCCTGACGGCTTGGGAGCTGCACCGCGACGGCATCCCCGTCACGGTGATCGCGGACTCGATGGCCGCGCACCTCATGCGCCTGCGCGAGGTCGACCTCGTGATCGTGGGCGCGGACCGCATCGCGGCGAATGGCGACGTCGCGAACAAGATCGGCACGTACGGCGTCGCGCTCGCCGCGCGCGCGCACGGCATCCCGTTCTACGTCGCGGCGCCGCTCTCGACGCTCGATCCGCACACGCCGAGCGGCGCAGCGATCCCCATCGAGGAGCGCGGGCGCGAGGAGATGGCGCGCGTCGCCGGGCGCACGCTGATTCCCGACGGCGTGCCCGTGCGGCACCCCGCGTTCGACGTGACGCCCGCCGAGCTGGTCACCGCAATCGTCACCGAGGCAGGCGTCGCGCGCGCTCCCTACGACGCGAGCCTCGCCGAGCTGTTGCGGGCCTCTCGCGCCTGA
- the gatA gene encoding Asp-tRNA(Asn)/Glu-tRNA(Gln) amidotransferase subunit GatA, producing the protein MSAVAEALGTVAELRAALDAGALSAVELVRRSVARGRALDSVLNATRSWRARAEEEAAASDARRARGEKLSALDGIPVAIKDCIVQAGEPATAASKILAGYVSPFDATAVARLRAAGAVIVARTNMDEFAMGSSTAHSCYGPARNPWDLERSPGGSSGGSAAVVAAGIVPLALGSDTGGSVRQPSSLCGVTGMKPTYGRVSRLGLIAYASSLDQIGPFGRTAADCAALLDVIAGHDAADSTSLPEGSPRASAALTGDVSGLRIGVPRDALALPGVSPAVIARVLEATDQLARAGAKLVDVSLPHTRYGIAAYYLVATAEASSNLARFDGMRYGLRVPGDGVTATMEATRSQGFGAEVKRRVLLGTYVLSAGYYDAYYKKAQRVRTLLRRDFEEAFRACDVIATPTSPEVAFRFDAKSDPISEYVADVFTVPANLAGIPAISVPCGTAQPEDGGPELPVGLQLLGRPLEDATVLRAADAYQRLTDHHTRRPPP; encoded by the coding sequence CTGAGCGCGGTGGCGGAGGCGCTCGGCACGGTGGCGGAGCTGCGCGCGGCGCTCGATGCGGGTGCGCTGAGCGCGGTGGAGTTGGTGCGGCGCTCGGTCGCGCGCGGGCGGGCGCTCGATTCGGTGCTGAATGCGACGCGGTCGTGGCGTGCTCGCGCGGAGGAAGAGGCAGCGGCTTCGGATGCGCGGCGGGCGCGCGGCGAGAAGCTGTCGGCGCTCGACGGGATTCCCGTCGCGATCAAGGACTGCATCGTGCAGGCGGGCGAGCCTGCGACGGCGGCGTCGAAGATCCTCGCCGGGTACGTCTCGCCGTTCGATGCGACGGCGGTAGCGCGGCTGCGCGCGGCGGGCGCGGTGATCGTGGCGCGCACGAACATGGACGAGTTCGCGATGGGCTCATCGACGGCGCACAGTTGTTATGGACCGGCGCGCAATCCGTGGGACTTGGAGCGCTCGCCGGGCGGCTCGTCGGGCGGGTCGGCGGCGGTGGTGGCTGCGGGCATCGTGCCGCTCGCGCTGGGCAGCGATACGGGCGGCTCGGTGCGGCAGCCGTCTTCGCTGTGCGGCGTGACGGGGATGAAGCCGACGTACGGGCGCGTCTCGCGGCTCGGGCTGATCGCGTACGCGTCGTCGCTCGATCAGATCGGGCCGTTCGGGCGCACCGCGGCGGACTGCGCGGCGCTGCTCGACGTGATCGCGGGGCACGACGCGGCGGACTCGACCTCGCTACCCGAGGGCTCGCCGCGCGCCTCCGCTGCCCTGACAGGTGACGTCTCGGGCCTGCGCATCGGGGTTCCGCGTGATGCGCTCGCGCTGCCTGGCGTCTCGCCCGCGGTGATCGCGCGCGTGCTCGAAGCGACCGACCAGCTCGCCCGCGCGGGCGCGAAGCTCGTGGACGTGTCGCTGCCGCACACGCGCTACGGGATCGCGGCCTACTACCTCGTGGCGACGGCGGAGGCCTCGAGCAATCTCGCGCGCTTCGACGGCATGCGATACGGGCTGCGCGTTCCGGGCGACGGAGTGACCGCGACGATGGAGGCGACGCGCTCGCAGGGCTTCGGCGCCGAGGTGAAGCGGCGCGTGCTGCTCGGCACGTACGTGCTGAGCGCGGGTTATTACGACGCCTACTACAAGAAGGCGCAGCGCGTGCGCACGCTCCTGCGCCGCGATTTCGAGGAGGCATTTCGCGCCTGCGACGTGATCGCGACGCCGACGTCGCCCGAGGTGGCGTTCCGTTTCGACGCGAAGTCGGACCCCATCTCCGAGTACGTCGCCGACGTCTTCACCGTGCCGGCGAATCTCGCGGGCATTCCCGCGATCTCGGTGCCCTGCGGAACGGCGCAGCCGGAGGACGGCGGGCCGGAGCTGCCCGTCGGGCTTCAGCTGCTCGGGCGACCGCTCGAGGACGCGACCGTGCTGCGCGCGGCCGACGCGTATCAGCGTCTCACCGACCACCACACGCGGAGGCCGCCGCCGTGA
- a CDS encoding DUF748 domain-containing protein, producing MKLAVRVLLGLGALFAVALIALAIALPRIARRPEVRDEVARAALEATGRELRFGELDAGVLPPRLIVASPELVAREGDAPLRADRVALRIALLPLLTGSVAIDSLVLEGAELSLARTPAGFEIPVVLAEGEAEPTTAESSLDLGVREVRIESSRVALVDRIAVPTTTWQLEDVNARASGELLAQRLTFDASAKLASGGDLSVSGKLSGDGELGVQVKLSTLSLAAAKAYFPEGASASGEGDFEVTLAGPTDSLSGPIAVDLDAAQLAFTDNFRKPAGDTLRITGTLSLAGDAIALTDGALELRDLETPLEVEMAQKTRAKLGGGSLDLTGWDAILPALAGLGLTGKLAFDDLAIGMDPLSVRGRISLNEVAMPLGERQVATVTMKLEGSGDAIEGAGPLIIGGQQIPLELGVTRLSREMHLALGAKAKGLDSGAMAVAFGAPKGSIDGPLAIDADLRAPLGGEKSLTEALSGPLSFSIAPGRLPGVSLLRDAMDALSAISSVASIFGKAGQNETLQKFYDDEFEELGGSFQLGGGKASTDDLAILYRDYRVDLTGDIALADTALDLEGTLTIYESVDQAIASTPGASAPARTVKRELPLAEVTGTASDPSVSISPKGAVKFAAAYLGGGKLRETIDEKVPGASGVIDALGGLFGGKKKKGEDAE from the coding sequence ATGAAGCTCGCGGTCCGCGTGTTGTTAGGGCTCGGAGCGCTCTTCGCCGTCGCGCTGATCGCGCTCGCGATCGCGCTGCCGCGCATCGCGCGGCGACCCGAGGTGCGCGACGAGGTCGCGCGCGCCGCGCTCGAAGCCACGGGGCGCGAGCTGCGCTTCGGCGAGCTCGATGCCGGCGTGCTGCCCCCGCGCCTCATCGTCGCGAGCCCTGAGCTCGTCGCGCGCGAGGGCGACGCTCCGCTGCGCGCCGATCGTGTGGCGCTGCGCATCGCGCTCCTGCCGCTGCTCACCGGCAGTGTCGCGATCGACTCGCTCGTGCTCGAGGGCGCCGAGCTCTCGTTAGCGCGCACGCCGGCGGGCTTCGAGATTCCGGTCGTGCTCGCCGAGGGTGAGGCGGAGCCGACGACCGCGGAGTCGAGCCTCGATCTCGGCGTGCGCGAGGTGCGCATCGAGAGCTCGCGCGTCGCGCTGGTCGATCGCATCGCCGTGCCCACCACGACGTGGCAGCTCGAAGACGTGAACGCACGCGCCTCCGGCGAGCTTCTCGCGCAGCGCCTCACGTTCGATGCGAGCGCGAAGCTCGCGAGCGGCGGCGACCTCTCGGTGTCGGGGAAGCTGAGCGGCGACGGCGAGCTCGGTGTTCAGGTGAAGCTGTCGACGCTCTCGCTCGCCGCGGCGAAGGCGTACTTCCCGGAAGGCGCGAGCGCCTCGGGTGAGGGCGACTTCGAGGTGACGCTCGCGGGGCCGACCGACTCCCTCTCGGGGCCGATCGCGGTGGATCTCGATGCCGCGCAGCTCGCCTTCACCGACAATTTCCGCAAGCCCGCGGGCGACACGCTGCGCATCACGGGCACGCTGTCGCTCGCGGGCGACGCGATCGCACTGACGGATGGTGCCCTCGAGCTGCGCGACCTCGAGACGCCGCTCGAAGTCGAGATGGCGCAGAAGACGCGCGCGAAGCTCGGTGGCGGCTCGCTCGACCTCACCGGGTGGGACGCGATCCTGCCCGCGCTCGCGGGCCTCGGCCTCACCGGCAAGCTCGCCTTCGACGATCTCGCGATCGGCATGGACCCGCTCTCGGTGCGCGGGCGCATCTCGCTGAACGAAGTCGCGATGCCGCTCGGCGAAAGACAAGTCGCGACCGTCACGATGAAGCTCGAAGGCTCCGGCGACGCGATCGAGGGCGCGGGGCCCCTAATAATCGGTGGCCAGCAGATTCCGCTCGAGCTGGGCGTGACGCGCCTCTCGCGTGAGATGCACCTCGCACTCGGCGCGAAGGCCAAGGGCCTCGACAGCGGCGCGATGGCCGTCGCCTTCGGCGCGCCCAAGGGCTCGATCGACGGGCCGCTCGCGATCGACGCCGATCTGCGCGCGCCGCTCGGCGGCGAGAAGTCGCTCACCGAGGCGCTCTCGGGTCCGCTCTCGTTCTCGATCGCGCCCGGCCGCTTGCCCGGCGTTTCGCTGCTGCGCGATGCGATGGACGCGCTCAGCGCGATCTCGAGCGTGGCGTCGATCTTCGGCAAGGCAGGCCAGAACGAGACCTTGCAGAAGTTCTACGACGACGAGTTCGAGGAGCTCGGCGGGTCGTTTCAGCTCGGCGGCGGCAAGGCGAGCACGGACGACCTCGCGATTCTCTACCGCGACTACCGCGTCGACCTAACAGGCGACATCGCGCTCGCGGACACCGCACTCGACCTCGAGGGCACGCTCACGATCTACGAGTCGGTCGACCAAGCCATCGCGAGCACGCCCGGCGCCTCCGCACCCGCGCGCACCGTGAAGCGCGAGCTGCCGCTCGCCGAGGTGACGGGCACCGCGAGCGATCCCAGCGTTTCGATCTCGCCAAAGGGCGCCGTGAAGTTCGCGGCGGCGTATCTCGGCGGCGGCAAGCTGCGCGAGACGATCGACGAGAAGGTGCCCGGCGCAAGCGGCGTGATCGACGCGCTCGGCGGGCTCTTCGGGGGCAAGAAGAAGAAGGGCGAGGACGCGGAGTGA
- the gatB gene encoding Asp-tRNA(Asn)/Glu-tRNA(Gln) amidotransferase subunit GatB, translating to MSWEVVIGLEVHCQLRTRSKLFSASPVAFGEEPNHSVTPLDLALPGTLPVINGAAVELAIRAALATHCTVHERSIFARKNYFYPDLPKGYQISQYEEPLATGGWVEIESASGGALRVRLTRIHMEEDAGKSIHDAAHDDTLIDLNRAGVPLIEIVSEPDLRSPADAAEYLRKLREIVRGVGASDAELEKGQFRCDANVSIRRPGDSKLGTRSEIKNLNSFRFVEAAIEREVTRQIEILEGGGKIVQATLGYDAERDRIFTMRTKENADDYRYFPDPDLIPLVVSAARIAEIRAALPELADAREQRFALQYALAAKDAALLAGDAQLSAWFEAAARAHGSAKSVANWVIRDVLGALKERGAELAAVKLAPEAFGALVKLADDGRVTVKNARALLAELLWAGGDPAALIAERGLAAVSDTGALEAEANAVIEANEKAVASFRAGDAKSLNFLMGQVMKRTQGKADPAAVREILTRKLGG from the coding sequence GTGAGCTGGGAGGTCGTGATCGGGCTCGAGGTGCACTGTCAGCTGCGCACGCGCAGCAAGCTGTTCTCGGCGTCGCCCGTCGCGTTCGGCGAGGAGCCGAACCACAGCGTGACGCCGCTCGACCTCGCGCTGCCGGGCACGCTGCCCGTCATCAACGGCGCCGCGGTCGAGCTCGCGATCCGCGCAGCGCTCGCGACGCACTGCACGGTGCACGAGCGATCCATCTTTGCGCGCAAGAACTACTTCTATCCCGATCTGCCGAAGGGCTATCAGATCTCGCAGTACGAGGAGCCGCTCGCGACGGGCGGCTGGGTCGAGATCGAGAGCGCGAGCGGCGGCGCGCTGCGCGTGCGGCTCACGCGCATCCACATGGAAGAGGACGCGGGCAAGTCGATTCACGACGCGGCGCACGACGACACGCTGATCGACTTGAACCGCGCCGGCGTGCCGCTGATCGAGATCGTGTCGGAACCGGATCTGCGCAGCCCCGCCGATGCCGCGGAGTATCTGCGCAAGCTGCGCGAGATCGTGCGCGGCGTGGGCGCGTCGGACGCGGAGTTGGAGAAGGGGCAGTTCCGCTGCGACGCGAACGTTTCGATTCGCCGGCCGGGGGATTCGAAGCTCGGAACGCGCAGCGAGATCAAGAACCTCAACTCGTTCCGCTTCGTCGAGGCCGCGATCGAGCGCGAGGTGACGCGCCAGATCGAGATCCTCGAGGGCGGCGGCAAGATCGTGCAGGCGACCCTCGGCTACGACGCCGAGCGCGATCGCATCTTCACGATGCGCACCAAAGAGAACGCGGACGACTACCGCTACTTCCCCGACCCGGATCTGATTCCTCTCGTCGTCTCCGCTGCGCGCATCGCCGAGATTCGCGCCGCGTTGCCCGAGCTCGCCGATGCGCGCGAGCAGCGTTTCGCTTTGCAGTACGCGCTCGCGGCGAAGGACGCGGCGCTGCTCGCGGGCGACGCGCAGCTGTCGGCGTGGTTCGAGGCGGCGGCGCGCGCGCACGGCAGCGCCAAGTCCGTGGCGAACTGGGTGATTCGCGACGTGCTCGGCGCGCTGAAGGAGAGGGGCGCCGAGCTCGCCGCGGTGAAGCTCGCGCCCGAGGCGTTCGGCGCGCTCGTGAAGCTCGCGGACGACGGCAGAGTCACGGTGAAGAACGCGCGCGCCCTGCTCGCCGAGCTGTTGTGGGCGGGCGGCGACCCCGCGGCGCTGATCGCCGAGCGCGGCCTCGCGGCCGTTTCGGATACGGGAGCGCTCGAAGCCGAAGCGAACGCGGTGATCGAGGCGAACGAGAAGGCGGTCGCGTCGTTCCGCGCGGGCGATGCGAAGTCGCTGAACTTCCTGATGGGCCAGGTGATGAAGCGCACCCAGGGCAAGGCCGACCCCGCCGCAGTTCGGGAGATTCTCACGCGCAAGCTCGGAGGCTGA